The Hippoglossus hippoglossus isolate fHipHip1 chromosome 21, fHipHip1.pri, whole genome shotgun sequence genome contains a region encoding:
- the gpr143 gene encoding G-protein coupled receptor 143, giving the protein MASPRLETFCCPNRDAATDFVVTFQPVLFGALSLGSAALSLLFAVLQILPKRKGYRRLGQYPLPRPASSSRILFIISVCDILGCTGIILRSSLWLGLPNIMDQISVANNTEVWPEVFCVGSAMWIQLFFSASFWWTFCYAVDVFLVVKTSAGISTIILYHMITWGLAVLLCVEGVAMLYYPSISDCEQGLQHAIPHYVTTYAPMLLVLTANPIFFNRTISAVTSLLKGRQGIYTENERRLANEIKIRFFKMMLVFFICWVPNIINESLLFYLEMQTDINDNGLRNVRNAALITWFIMGILNPMQAFLNTLAFHGWTGFDIDFSLQRRRELAWDSLSTSAPNNASHNPVVGTTLLYQSHIQEAKKSMTGNGQHHSDAISVLSEGSESSTVEIHISSELRDYEDVDADGESLEN; this is encoded by the exons ATGGCATCCCCCCGGCTGGAGACCTTCTGCTGCCCGAACCGGGACGCGGCGACGGACTTCGTGGTCACCTTCCAGCCGGTGCTGTTCGGGGCTCTGAGCCTGGGCAGCGCCGCGCTCAGCCTCCTGTTCGCCGTTCTCCAGATCCTGCCAAAGCGCAAAGGCTACAGGAGACTGGGCCAGTATCCTCTGCCAAGGCCTGCGTCCTCCTCGCGGATATTGTTCATCATCAGCGTGTGTGACATACTGGGATGCACAG GTATCATCCTGAGGTCGTCGCTGTGGCTCGGCCTTCCCAACATCATGGACCAGATCTCAGTGGCCAACAACACTGAGGTCTGGCCCGAAGTCTTCTGCGTCGGCAGCGCG ATGTGGATCCAGCTGTTTTTCAGCGCCTCTTTTTGGTGGACCTTCTGCTACGCTGTTGACGTCTTCCTGGTGGTGAAAACATCGGCAGGAATCAG CACCATTATCCTCTACCACATGATTACATGGGGTctggctgtgctgctgtgtgtcgaAGGAGTGGCCATGCTCTACTACCCATCCATCTCCGA TTGCGAGCAAGGCCTGCAGCACGCCATCCCTCACTACGTCACCACGTACGCGCCCATGCTGCTCGTCCTCACAGCCAACCCCATCTTCTTCAACAGGACCATATCTGCAG TGACATCTTTACTAAAAGGACGACAGGGAATCTACACAGAAAACGAGAGGCGGCTGGCCAACGAGATAAAGATACGCTTCTTCAAGATGATGCTGGTTTTCTTTATATG CTGGGTTCCCAACATCATCAACGAGAGCCTCCTCTTCTACCTGGAGATGCAGACGGACATCAACGACAACGGTCTCAGGAACGTCCGAAACGCAGCCCTCATCACATGGTTCATCATG GGAATCCTGAACCCCATGCAGGCCTTCCTCAACACCCTGGCCTTCCACGGTTGGACAGGCTTCGACATCGACTTCAGCCTGCAGCGGAGGAGGGAGCTGGCCTGGGACTCGCTCTCCACTTCGGCTCCCAACAACGCCAGCCACAACCCGGTGGTGGGAACTACCCTGCTCTACCAGAGCCACATCCAGGAGGCCAAGAAGAGCATGACGGGCAACGGCCAGCACCACTCCGACGCCATCAGTGTCCTCTCAGAAG